The following are from one region of the Actinomycetota bacterium genome:
- a CDS encoding glutamyl-tRNA reductase, whose amino-acid sequence MPVFVVGANYRSAPLELLERLAIDAERRPKALASLLDLEHVHEAVVVSTCNRVEVYVAISRFHGAAAEVRRFLADFNGLGLGELTDHLYDYYEERAVQHLFAVAAGVDSMVVGEAQILGQVREAFQAAQAERSAGPVLSALFTRAIKVGRRARNETGIGAGLVSTVTVGLRVAAGRLDGLAGCRVLLVGAGGLARLAGRALREAGAGELVVANRTMATGTALARALGGRAVPLDAIAGELAAADLVVAATAGTVPTVTADTVDAAVTGRDRPLVVLDLGVPRDVEPGVRELPGVVLADLDALRAVLETDEGPRREVERVRALIGQETAAFMGGQREARLAPTIRALRARAEQVRQGELAKASARLAGLDAQQRAAVEAVTRGLVNKLLHDPMVRGKSLAARPDGDLYVAALRELYGLDLRAGDDER is encoded by the coding sequence GTGCCCGTCTTCGTCGTCGGGGCCAACTACCGCAGCGCGCCGCTGGAGCTGCTGGAGCGCCTGGCCATCGACGCCGAGCGCCGGCCCAAGGCCCTGGCCAGCCTGCTCGACCTGGAGCACGTCCATGAGGCGGTGGTCGTCTCCACCTGCAACCGGGTCGAGGTCTATGTGGCCATCAGCCGCTTCCACGGGGCCGCCGCGGAGGTCAGGCGGTTCCTGGCCGACTTCAACGGTCTCGGCCTGGGGGAGCTCACCGACCACCTCTACGACTACTACGAGGAGCGGGCCGTCCAGCACCTGTTCGCGGTGGCCGCCGGGGTCGACTCGATGGTGGTCGGGGAGGCCCAGATCCTCGGCCAGGTCCGGGAGGCGTTCCAGGCCGCCCAGGCCGAGCGGTCGGCCGGGCCGGTGCTGTCGGCCCTGTTCACGCGCGCGATCAAGGTCGGCCGTCGGGCCCGCAACGAGACCGGCATCGGCGCCGGGCTGGTGTCGACGGTGACGGTCGGGCTGCGGGTGGCCGCCGGGCGGCTCGACGGGCTCGCCGGGTGCCGGGTCCTGCTGGTCGGGGCGGGTGGCCTGGCCCGCCTGGCCGGCCGGGCGCTGCGTGAGGCCGGGGCCGGCGAGCTGGTGGTGGCCAACCGCACCATGGCCACCGGGACCGCCCTGGCCCGTGCCCTCGGCGGCCGGGCCGTGCCCCTGGACGCGATCGCCGGCGAGCTGGCCGCGGCCGACCTGGTGGTCGCGGCCACCGCCGGGACCGTCCCGACGGTCACCGCGGACACGGTGGACGCGGCCGTGACCGGCCGTGATCGCCCCTTGGTCGTCCTGGATCTCGGCGTGCCAAGGGACGTCGAGCCCGGGGTCCGGGAGCTGCCCGGGGTGGTGCTGGCCGACCTGGACGCGCTCCGGGCCGTGCTCGAGACCGACGAGGGGCCGCGCCGTGAGGTCGAGCGGGTACGGGCGCTGATCGGCCAGGAGACGGCCGCCTTCATGGGCGGCCAGCGCGAGGCCCGGCTGGCCCCGACCATCCGCGCCCTGCGGGCCAGGGCCGAGCAGGTCCGCCAGGGGGAGCTGGCCAAGGCGTCGGCCAGGCTGGCCGGCCTGGACGCCCAGCAGCGGGCCGCGGTCGAGGCGGTGACCCGGGGCCTGGTCAACAAGCTGCTCCACGACCCGATGGTCCGGGGCAAGTCCCTGGCCGCGCGTCCCGACGGCGACCTCTACGTCGCCGCCCTGCGCGAGCTCTACGGCCTCGACCTCCGCGCGGGCGACGATGAGCGCTGA
- a CDS encoding redox-sensing transcriptional repressor Rex, which produces MRTRSRGPRLEGNQRRGWESVRDRIPEATVARLPVYLRCLVDMSERGTHRVSSDQLADAAGVNSAKVRKDLSYLGSYGTRGVGYDVEYLIYQVRRELGLEQDWAVAIVGVGNLGHALANYRGFAERGFRIAALLDADGAKVGEQLGELTVDHIDDLDRVVKEEQVAIGIIATPAPAAQEVCDRLVAAGVTSILNFAPAHLQVPAGVSLRKVDLSTELQILSFHEQRRAAVDLVREVAARNRRLDAGPVPEARD; this is translated from the coding sequence TTGAGAACACGATCACGAGGGCCTAGACTCGAAGGGAATCAGCGACGGGGGTGGGAGTCCGTGCGAGACCGAATTCCGGAGGCGACCGTCGCCCGCCTGCCCGTCTACCTCCGCTGCCTGGTCGACATGTCGGAGCGGGGGACCCACCGCGTCTCCTCCGACCAGCTCGCCGACGCCGCCGGGGTGAACTCGGCCAAGGTCCGCAAGGACCTGTCCTACCTCGGCTCCTACGGCACCCGGGGCGTCGGCTACGACGTCGAGTACCTCATCTACCAGGTCCGCCGCGAGCTCGGCCTGGAGCAGGACTGGGCGGTGGCGATCGTCGGAGTCGGCAACCTCGGCCACGCCCTGGCAAACTACCGGGGCTTCGCCGAGCGCGGGTTCCGCATCGCCGCCCTGCTGGACGCCGATGGCGCCAAGGTCGGCGAGCAGCTCGGCGAGCTGACCGTCGACCACATCGACGACCTGGACCGCGTGGTGAAGGAGGAGCAGGTGGCGATCGGCATCATCGCCACTCCGGCCCCCGCCGCCCAGGAGGTCTGCGACCGGCTGGTCGCGGCCGGGGTCACCTCGATCCTGAACTTCGCCCCCGCCCACCTCCAGGTGCCGGCCGGGGTCTCGCTGCGCAAGGTCGACCTCTCCACCGAGCTGCAGATCCTCTCCTTCCACGAGCAGCGCCGGGCCGCCGTGGACCTCGTCCGCGAGGTCGCGGCCAGGAACCGGCGCCTCGACGCCGGCCCGGTGCCAGAGGCTCGGGACTAG
- a CDS encoding sugar phosphate isomerase/epimerase — protein MAQLPPVPPVPAVPPVLAATGPFFMFSLEETFELIGEAGFDGAELMIMQDKVSQDPHRLGALAARYGVPVPAVHGPFLVATWLVFGTDPKGKLERCVRFAEAAKVSTVVIHPPYRWQTQYAAWLDEAIPRIREETGITVAVENMFPINVNGRSLRFFSGTAPSELDRWPSLVLDTSHLAVVGGDLLAAWDDLADRVAHLHVSNNDGRGRDTHGLLERGVLPIGEFLQEVGAGGFGGAVTLELDVRTWADDRPALLEVLRENVDIARTHLAKGATRPRARASTRNG, from the coding sequence TTGGCTCAGCTTCCCCCGGTTCCTCCGGTCCCCGCGGTGCCCCCGGTGCTGGCCGCCACCGGGCCGTTCTTCATGTTCTCGCTCGAGGAGACCTTCGAGCTCATCGGCGAGGCCGGCTTCGACGGCGCCGAGCTGATGATCATGCAGGACAAGGTGAGCCAGGACCCGCACCGGCTGGGGGCGCTGGCCGCCCGCTACGGCGTGCCCGTCCCGGCCGTGCACGGGCCGTTCCTGGTCGCCACCTGGCTGGTGTTCGGGACCGACCCCAAGGGCAAGCTGGAGCGCTGCGTGCGCTTCGCCGAGGCGGCCAAGGTGTCCACGGTCGTGATCCACCCGCCCTACCGCTGGCAGACCCAGTACGCCGCCTGGCTGGACGAGGCCATCCCGCGCATCCGTGAGGAGACCGGGATCACGGTCGCGGTCGAGAACATGTTCCCGATCAACGTGAACGGCCGCAGCCTCCGCTTCTTCAGCGGCACCGCCCCCTCCGAGCTGGACCGCTGGCCGTCGCTGGTGCTGGACACCAGCCACCTGGCCGTCGTCGGCGGCGACCTGCTGGCCGCCTGGGACGACCTGGCCGACCGGGTGGCGCACCTGCACGTCTCCAACAACGACGGGCGCGGCCGCGACACCCACGGGCTGCTCGAGCGGGGGGTCCTGCCCATCGGCGAGTTCCTCCAGGAGGTCGGGGCCGGCGGGTTCGGCGGCGCCGTCACCCTCGAGCTCGACGTGCGCACCTGGGCCGACGACCGCCCGGCCCTGCTCGAGGTCCTCCGCGAGAACGTCGACATCGCCCGGACCCACCTGGCCAAGGGCGCGACCCGGCCGCGTGCTCGCGCGAGCACGCGGAACGGGTAG
- a CDS encoding glutaredoxin family protein, with translation MIEVTLYTRLGCHLCEEAEQVLRGEQAVIPFHLELVDIDRDPELVRRYGVRVPVVAVDGRDLFEYEVPADLLRAHLGQVGAD, from the coding sequence ATGATCGAGGTCACCCTCTACACCAGGCTCGGCTGCCACCTGTGCGAGGAGGCGGAGCAGGTCCTGCGCGGCGAGCAGGCGGTCATCCCGTTCCACCTGGAGCTGGTCGACATCGACCGCGACCCCGAGCTGGTCCGCCGCTACGGGGTGCGGGTCCCGGTGGTGGCCGTGGACGGCCGGGACCTGTTCGAGTACGAGGTGCCGGCGGACCTGCTGCGGGCCCACCTGGGCCAGGTTGGCGCCGATTGA